One Gimesia sp. genomic window carries:
- a CDS encoding DUF1501 domain-containing protein: MNEHMQQLLNYTRREFFQRAGMGVGGAALTTLLANDLLGNIPSAVNPMAARESHFTPKAKNVIFLHMVGAPSHLDLYDAKPKLQELDGELVPDKLWEGLRLAFIREQPKLMGSPFAYQRQGEAGIPISELMPHLGSVSDELCMIHSLKTDHFNHAPAQLFFQTGFSRFGRPSLGSWVNYGLGSENSNLPGFVVLITGNVAGGGNSLWGSGFLPSVYQGVEFRSQGDPVLFLSNPKGMTGEDRKRIIDSVNHLNKVQLADVGDPEIATRINQYEMAYRMQTAVPELMDISNEPKHIHEQYGTQPGKASFANNCLLARRLVERGVRFVQLFDQGWDHHGNLVNGLKKKCKQVDQPIAALIKDLKQRGLLDDTLVVWGAEFGRTPMVQGDRKSPGRDHHKDAYTVWMAGGGVKPGFAYGKTDDIGFNVAEKPMHVNDFHATLLHLLGMDHERLTFKFQGLDMRITGVAGNVVPEIIA; this comes from the coding sequence ATGAACGAGCACATGCAACAACTGTTGAATTATACCCGTCGTGAATTCTTTCAACGGGCCGGTATGGGTGTCGGAGGAGCGGCATTAACCACTCTGCTCGCCAATGACCTGCTGGGAAACATCCCCAGTGCCGTGAATCCGATGGCAGCCCGCGAATCGCATTTCACGCCCAAAGCGAAAAATGTGATCTTCCTGCACATGGTGGGTGCCCCTTCGCATCTCGATTTATACGACGCGAAACCGAAACTGCAGGAACTGGACGGCGAACTCGTTCCCGACAAACTCTGGGAAGGCCTGCGACTGGCGTTCATCCGCGAACAACCCAAACTGATGGGCAGCCCGTTTGCCTATCAGCGACAGGGAGAAGCAGGGATCCCCATCTCCGAACTGATGCCCCACCTCGGATCGGTCTCAGATGAACTCTGCATGATCCACTCGCTCAAGACCGATCACTTCAATCACGCCCCCGCACAGCTCTTCTTCCAGACCGGCTTCTCCCGCTTCGGACGGCCTTCGCTGGGTTCCTGGGTCAACTACGGCCTCGGTTCGGAAAACAGTAACCTCCCCGGCTTTGTCGTGCTGATCACCGGGAATGTCGCCGGGGGCGGCAACAGTCTCTGGGGCAGCGGCTTTCTGCCCAGCGTTTACCAGGGCGTCGAATTCCGTTCCCAGGGAGATCCGGTGCTGTTCCTCTCGAACCCCAAAGGGATGACCGGCGAGGACCGCAAACGGATCATCGACAGTGTGAATCATTTGAACAAAGTCCAGCTGGCGGATGTCGGCGATCCCGAAATCGCAACCCGCATCAACCAGTACGAAATGGCGTACCGCATGCAGACCGCGGTGCCCGAGCTGATGGATATTTCCAACGAACCCAAACACATCCACGAACAGTATGGCACCCAGCCGGGCAAAGCGAGCTTCGCCAATAACTGTCTGCTGGCGAGAAGACTCGTGGAACGGGGCGTGCGATTCGTGCAGCTGTTCGACCAGGGCTGGGACCATCATGGTAACCTGGTCAACGGGCTCAAGAAAAAATGTAAGCAGGTCGATCAGCCAATCGCGGCCCTGATAAAAGACCTCAAGCAGCGGGGCCTCCTTGATGACACGCTGGTCGTCTGGGGTGCCGAGTTCGGCCGTACTCCCATGGTACAGGGAGACCGCAAGTCACCCGGTCGCGACCATCACAAGGATGCCTACACCGTCTGGATGGCAGGCGGCGGCGTCAAACCTGGATTCGCTTACGGCAAGACCGACGACATCGGGTTCAATGTGGCTGAAAAGCCGATGCACGTGAATGATTTCCACGCAACCCTGCTGCATCTGCTGGGTATGGATCACGAGCGGCTGACGTTCAAATTCCAGGGGCTCGACATGCGGATCACCGGCGTGGCCGGCAACGTGGTTCCCGAAATCATCGCTTAG
- a CDS encoding sodium:solute symporter family protein, whose product MYDTNFTLLDWSIVVCYLLSSIVIGLWANRYVGNLSDYLVAGRKLRLRLALATMTGTELGLVTVMYMAELGFTQQYASLYLAFLEAGAVLLIGLTGFVVYRLRQSSIMTIPEYYEQRYSQSVRVVGASVMVVSGVLNMGLFLKAGSQFLTAVSGLQDEMYLKLIMTGLLLLVLFYTVLGGMVSVVITDLIQFLILGTGMVIVTGVVFWSIGWDGLSAIVTEQNGYYDPFHPENNSGNGNPIGWMQIVQMAIVIGSAALLWPTSAARTLSCQSAEVAQKLYSLSSISFLARRALPVFWGIGTFAFFASQPELFQEFHQAVETNASVTSLSAMPLFLAKVVPTGLLGLVTAGMIAAFMSTHDSYLLCWSGVITQDIIAPVAGPMSQRSRILTTRIAIFVIGAMLLTWGLWYEVSSDLWGYLAVTGAVYLSGAIPTVVGGLYWKRGSRAGALAAILGGLSGLLAMGPCVDLINNVFATSLNGTHLTLLTFVFSSVAYIVFSLLIPDRHAETSPNVSVNPA is encoded by the coding sequence TTGTACGATACAAATTTCACCCTGTTGGACTGGTCCATCGTCGTCTGTTACCTGCTCTCATCAATCGTAATTGGTTTGTGGGCCAATCGTTACGTCGGAAATCTCTCCGATTATCTCGTCGCCGGCCGCAAATTGCGGCTCCGACTGGCCCTGGCCACGATGACGGGGACCGAACTGGGGCTCGTGACCGTGATGTACATGGCCGAACTCGGCTTCACCCAGCAGTACGCCTCCCTGTACCTCGCTTTTCTGGAGGCGGGGGCGGTGCTGTTGATCGGTCTGACCGGCTTTGTTGTCTATCGGCTCCGGCAATCCTCGATCATGACGATCCCCGAATATTATGAACAACGTTACTCGCAGTCGGTGCGGGTGGTCGGGGCGTCGGTGATGGTCGTCTCGGGCGTGTTGAACATGGGGCTGTTCCTTAAAGCGGGCTCGCAGTTTCTGACCGCGGTTTCCGGACTGCAGGACGAGATGTACCTCAAACTGATCATGACGGGGCTGTTGCTGCTGGTGCTGTTCTATACGGTGCTGGGGGGAATGGTTTCGGTGGTGATCACCGACCTGATCCAGTTTCTGATCCTGGGGACCGGCATGGTAATTGTCACTGGTGTGGTCTTCTGGTCGATCGGCTGGGACGGCTTGTCGGCGATTGTTACCGAGCAGAACGGTTATTATGATCCCTTCCATCCTGAAAATAACTCGGGGAATGGGAACCCCATCGGTTGGATGCAGATCGTGCAGATGGCGATTGTCATCGGTTCGGCCGCACTGCTCTGGCCGACCAGCGCGGCCCGTACGCTCTCCTGTCAGAGTGCGGAAGTCGCTCAAAAACTCTATTCGCTGAGCTCCATCTCCTTTCTGGCACGTCGTGCCCTGCCTGTGTTCTGGGGGATCGGGACGTTTGCCTTTTTCGCTTCCCAGCCGGAACTGTTCCAGGAATTTCACCAGGCCGTTGAAACTAACGCCTCGGTTACATCGCTGTCTGCGATGCCCCTGTTTCTGGCGAAAGTGGTGCCGACCGGCTTATTAGGGCTGGTGACGGCAGGCATGATTGCCGCCTTCATGTCGACCCACGACAGCTATCTGCTCTGCTGGAGTGGCGTGATCACCCAGGATATTATCGCACCTGTCGCCGGGCCGATGAGCCAGCGTTCCCGGATTCTGACAACACGGATTGCGATCTTCGTGATCGGGGCAATGCTTCTGACCTGGGGACTCTGGTACGAAGTCAGCAGCGACCTCTGGGGTTACCTGGCCGTCACGGGAGCCGTGTATCTATCCGGGGCGATTCCCACGGTGGTTGGTGGTCTGTACTGGAAACGGGGCAGCCGGGCCGGTGCACTGGCGGCGATCCTGGGAGGTCTGTCAGGATTGTTGGCGATGGGTCCCTGCGTAGATCTGATCAACAACGTGTTTGCGACCAGCTTAAATGGCACACACCTGACGCTGCTGACGTTTGTGTTTTCGAGCGTGGCATACATCGTGTTTTCACTGTTGATTCCCGATCGACATGCTGAAACCAGTCCGAATGTCTCCGTCAATCCGGCTTAA
- a CDS encoding GH3 auxin-responsive promoter family protein — protein sequence MHALYVLRAFGGTFVRRRYRRAAHEFLACTSDCRSVQQATLQRILQLNAASDLSRQYNLDGSCTIEEFQSRFPVSEYEFFRPYIERVKQGETTALLGPENRLLMFTLSSGTTTDSKFIPITAPFLKDYRQGWQNWGILTYDDFAPLKYQNIVQLTSNFDKFRTPGGTPCGNISGLVAAMQSPVVQSMYTVPGDVSRIDDPQLKYYTALRLALADRHVGMLTTANPSTLLHLAQFADQEKESLVRDIAEGRLTGAAQMDLQILGKLKRRLQRKNRGRARELEQIIERTGHLYPRDYWPGLSVLAVWTGGSAGAYLSQLKPYYGDLPVRDHGLSASEGRMTIPLDSGTSSGVLDITSHFFEFIPEAEDPLNTSHILTADQLEEGQNYYILLTTPSGLYRYHICDVVRCTGFYQSTPLLAFLHKGAHISNLTGEKITESQVVDAVRSATQQHTLELGQFAVIPQWGEPPCYQLLFEASPLLTDETLTRLLADFDQRLQESNCEYAEKRQSGRLAPPVPCPLKPGTWQRFATERQQKPGGSFEQYKHPCLIPQLDYASELITRFSP from the coding sequence ATGCATGCCCTGTATGTGCTACGGGCTTTCGGGGGAACCTTCGTGCGACGACGCTATCGTCGTGCCGCTCATGAATTCCTTGCCTGCACCTCTGACTGTCGCTCGGTTCAACAGGCAACACTGCAGCGCATTCTACAGTTAAACGCTGCCAGCGATTTGAGCCGCCAGTACAACCTGGACGGTTCCTGCACGATTGAAGAGTTTCAATCCCGCTTCCCGGTTTCGGAATACGAATTCTTTCGCCCCTACATCGAACGCGTCAAACAGGGGGAAACCACTGCACTGCTGGGCCCCGAGAATCGCCTGCTGATGTTTACGCTCAGCAGCGGCACCACCACCGATTCCAAGTTCATCCCGATCACCGCCCCGTTCCTCAAAGACTATCGCCAGGGCTGGCAGAACTGGGGCATTCTGACCTATGACGATTTCGCGCCGCTGAAGTATCAGAACATCGTGCAGCTCACCAGCAACTTCGACAAGTTCCGCACACCTGGTGGCACCCCCTGCGGCAATATCAGCGGCCTGGTCGCAGCGATGCAGAGTCCCGTCGTGCAGTCGATGTATACCGTTCCCGGAGACGTCTCACGCATCGATGACCCGCAACTGAAATATTACACCGCCCTGCGACTCGCACTCGCCGACCGGCATGTGGGCATGCTCACCACCGCCAACCCCAGCACCCTGCTCCACCTGGCCCAGTTTGCCGACCAGGAAAAAGAATCGCTGGTACGCGACATTGCCGAGGGACGCCTGACGGGAGCCGCTCAGATGGACCTGCAGATCCTGGGCAAACTCAAACGACGGCTGCAGCGAAAGAACCGAGGCCGTGCGCGGGAACTGGAACAGATCATCGAACGCACCGGACACCTCTATCCCCGCGATTACTGGCCCGGACTCTCCGTGCTCGCTGTCTGGACGGGGGGCAGCGCCGGCGCTTACCTGTCACAACTCAAACCCTACTATGGCGATCTGCCGGTCCGCGATCATGGTCTCTCGGCCAGCGAAGGACGGATGACGATCCCCCTCGACTCAGGCACGTCGAGCGGTGTTCTGGATATCACGTCGCACTTCTTCGAGTTCATCCCCGAAGCGGAAGACCCGTTGAACACCTCGCACATCCTGACGGCGGATCAACTGGAAGAGGGGCAGAACTACTATATCCTGCTGACCACCCCCTCGGGTCTCTATCGTTACCATATCTGTGACGTCGTGCGTTGCACCGGCTTTTATCAGTCCACTCCCCTGCTGGCGTTCCTTCACAAAGGCGCACATATCTCGAATCTGACCGGCGAGAAGATCACCGAGTCGCAGGTCGTCGATGCCGTCCGTAGCGCAACTCAGCAGCATACGCTGGAACTGGGACAATTCGCGGTGATTCCGCAATGGGGAGAGCCCCCCTGTTATCAGCTGTTATTCGAAGCATCGCCGCTGCTCACGGATGAAACACTCACGAGACTGCTCGCCGACTTCGATCAACGTCTGCAGGAATCCAATTGTGAATACGCCGAGAAGCGCCAGTCCGGGCGACTGGCACCGCCGGTCCCCTGCCCGCTTAAGCCGGGCACCTGGCAGCGTTTCGCGACTGAACGTCAACAGAAACCGGGAGGCAGCTTCGAACAGTACAAGCATCCCTGCCTGATTCCCCAGCTCGATTACGCGAGTGAACTCATCACGAGGTTCTCTCCCTGA
- a CDS encoding small basic protein, which translates to MSLDKSLKSKSSLTRARNVLKRAERIEKLKFEDRWVEGQGALGLPKVRVEKISIGKKKKKKKDDDED; encoded by the coding sequence GTGTCACTCGACAAAAGTTTGAAGAGCAAAAGCTCGCTGACTCGTGCCCGTAACGTTTTGAAGCGTGCTGAACGTATTGAGAAATTGAAGTTCGAAGACCGCTGGGTCGAAGGCCAGGGCGCCCTGGGTCTGCCCAAAGTCCGCGTCGAGAAAATCTCGATCGGCAAGAAGAAGAAAAAGAAGAAAGACGACGACGAAGATTAA
- the nrdR gene encoding transcriptional regulator NrdR yields the protein MMCPFCRDGETKVIDSRLSQPFSVRRRRECLACGKRFTTYEKIEESPLKVVKKDGARVPFDRMKMVKGIETACYKRPVSPDQIESIVAQIEAEIYENFDREVPSRFIGERVSTELKNVDQVAFVRFASVYRNFTDANDFVTEIQPMLRADD from the coding sequence ATGATGTGCCCTTTTTGTCGTGATGGTGAGACGAAAGTCATTGATTCGCGCTTGAGTCAACCTTTCAGTGTACGCCGCAGGCGTGAATGTCTGGCCTGCGGCAAACGCTTCACGACCTATGAAAAGATTGAAGAATCCCCCCTCAAAGTTGTCAAGAAAGATGGGGCCCGTGTCCCCTTCGATCGGATGAAAATGGTCAAGGGGATTGAGACGGCCTGCTACAAACGCCCGGTCAGCCCCGATCAGATAGAATCGATTGTGGCCCAGATCGAAGCCGAAATCTATGAGAACTTCGATCGCGAAGTCCCCTCGCGGTTCATCGGCGAGCGGGTCTCCACGGAATTGAAGAACGTCGACCAGGTGGCTTTCGTCCGTTTTGCTTCCGTCTATCGGAACTTTACCGACGCCAACGATTTCGTGACCGAAATCCAGCCCATGCTGCGAGCCGACGATTAG
- a CDS encoding DUF1553 domain-containing protein, protein MYGSQVPRALYAGLSLISALTLSTWSASAAPTPANKPAAGAKIDFEKTIRPLFVKHCQDCHGPDAREGGLRLTSRKNLLLRNDSGEPAIISGKSDQSVLMHRVASKDDSEQMPPADAGERLTAEEIATLKQWIDQGADWPTESEEPKHWAYVPPVKQPLPKLKGTPRINNAVDTFVVEKLQQQNPALQQAPLAEPARLLRRVSLDLIGLPPTPEQVAAFEKDPSPAAYEKYVDSLLKSPRYGEKWARQWLDLARYADSNGFQADQLREMWLYRDWVINALNRDMPFNQFTIQQIAGDLMPDASLDQKIATGFHRCTTCNVEAGVDPEENRVNQIFDRVNTTGMVWLGTTFECAQCHNHKYDPFTQQDYYQIFAFFNNTPLEVKQVGKSVTFDVTGPKLMVPLSKTAQQQKDQLTKARLALQKQLNQRQKQLETGYPAWEEATLALLENSEEGNKVPDNIRKILNTETDKRTAKQTKALAAYQREQDTDFADLTKQLNQVRQQLNALEPDTSLVMVEMDKPRMNNIFKRGNFLDKGAQVKPQTPESLHPLQAEDTPNRLAFAKWLVAPENPLVARVTVNRWWSQFFGQGIVATQEDFGSQGDPPTHPALLDWLAVEFMEHNWSMKHVHKLIVMSATYQQSSKITPALLEADPYNKLLTRGPRLRLSAETIRDNALAISGLLSTKMGGPPIYPPQPQGLWRHVGRNAPKYNTSTEEDRFRRGVYVIWRRSAPYPSFTNFDAPDRGACTINRSRTNTPLQALTLLNDPAYIEIATGLARRLATKGLSDGMTDRERIAYAFRLCVARQPLDVEVDHLTKVFEQELKHFQDHPQAAQKLISAKDRPEGVGASRMAAWLYVANILLNLDETITKG, encoded by the coding sequence ATTGTCAGGACTGTCACGGTCCCGATGCCCGCGAAGGGGGACTGCGGCTGACGAGTCGTAAGAATCTGCTGCTCCGTAACGATTCCGGAGAGCCCGCTATCATCTCGGGTAAAAGTGACCAGAGCGTACTCATGCATCGCGTCGCGTCAAAAGACGACAGCGAACAGATGCCCCCCGCGGATGCAGGTGAGCGTCTCACCGCAGAAGAAATCGCCACGCTCAAACAGTGGATCGATCAGGGAGCCGACTGGCCCACCGAATCGGAAGAACCCAAACACTGGGCCTACGTGCCCCCCGTGAAACAACCGCTGCCGAAACTCAAAGGCACGCCGCGCATCAACAACGCCGTCGATACCTTCGTGGTCGAGAAACTGCAGCAGCAGAATCCTGCGTTGCAACAGGCGCCGCTGGCCGAACCCGCCCGGCTGCTGCGTCGCGTTTCCCTGGATCTGATCGGCCTGCCTCCCACTCCGGAACAGGTGGCTGCCTTCGAAAAAGATCCTTCACCGGCCGCCTATGAAAAGTATGTCGACAGTCTGCTCAAGTCCCCCCGCTACGGCGAGAAGTGGGCCCGCCAGTGGCTCGACCTGGCCCGCTATGCGGACTCGAATGGCTTCCAGGCTGATCAGCTCCGCGAGATGTGGCTCTACCGGGACTGGGTGATCAACGCCCTCAACCGGGACATGCCCTTCAATCAGTTTACCATTCAACAGATCGCCGGCGACCTGATGCCTGACGCGAGTCTCGATCAGAAAATCGCCACCGGCTTTCATCGCTGCACCACCTGTAACGTGGAAGCGGGCGTCGATCCCGAAGAGAACCGCGTTAATCAGATCTTTGACCGCGTCAACACCACCGGCATGGTCTGGCTCGGCACCACCTTCGAATGTGCCCAATGCCACAATCACAAATACGACCCGTTCACACAACAGGACTACTACCAGATCTTCGCTTTCTTCAATAACACGCCGCTGGAAGTGAAGCAGGTAGGTAAAAGTGTGACCTTTGATGTCACCGGCCCCAAGCTGATGGTGCCCCTCAGTAAAACAGCTCAACAACAAAAAGATCAGCTGACCAAAGCGCGTCTGGCCCTGCAGAAGCAGCTCAACCAGCGACAGAAGCAACTCGAAACAGGGTACCCGGCCTGGGAAGAAGCAACACTCGCCCTTTTGGAAAACAGCGAAGAGGGGAACAAGGTTCCCGACAACATCCGCAAAATTCTGAATACGGAAACCGACAAACGGACTGCCAAACAGACCAAAGCCCTCGCCGCCTACCAGCGGGAACAGGATACCGATTTCGCCGACCTGACCAAACAGCTGAACCAGGTCCGCCAGCAGTTGAATGCCCTCGAGCCGGACACATCTCTGGTGATGGTCGAAATGGACAAACCGCGGATGAACAACATCTTCAAGCGGGGCAACTTCCTCGACAAGGGTGCCCAGGTCAAACCGCAGACACCCGAGTCCCTGCATCCACTCCAGGCAGAAGACACCCCCAACCGACTCGCCTTCGCGAAGTGGCTCGTCGCTCCGGAGAATCCGCTGGTCGCCCGTGTAACCGTCAATCGCTGGTGGTCGCAGTTCTTCGGACAGGGCATCGTCGCCACCCAGGAAGATTTCGGCAGCCAGGGTGATCCTCCCACGCATCCCGCACTGCTCGACTGGCTGGCCGTCGAGTTCATGGAACACAACTGGTCGATGAAACACGTGCATAAACTGATCGTGATGTCCGCCACGTATCAGCAGTCATCGAAGATCACCCCCGCACTGCTTGAAGCCGACCCCTACAATAAACTGCTGACCCGCGGTCCCCGCCTGCGACTCTCGGCGGAAACCATTCGCGACAACGCACTGGCCATCAGCGGCCTGCTCTCTACCAAAATGGGAGGCCCGCCCATCTATCCGCCACAACCCCAGGGACTCTGGCGGCACGTGGGCCGTAATGCTCCGAAATACAATACATCTACTGAAGAAGACCGCTTCCGCCGAGGCGTGTATGTGATCTGGCGGCGCAGTGCCCCCTACCCGAGTTTCACGAACTTTGATGCTCCCGACCGGGGTGCCTGCACGATCAATCGCTCGCGGACCAACACGCCTCTCCAGGCCCTGACGCTGCTCAACGACCCCGCATATATTGAGATCGCCACCGGACTGGCCCGGCGACTGGCGACAAAAGGTTTGAGCGACGGTATGACCGATCGGGAACGGATCGCGTATGCGTTCCGCCTCTGTGTGGCCCGTCAGCCTCTTGATGTGGAAGTCGATCACCTCACAAAAGTCTTCGAACAGGAACTGAAACATTTCCAGGACCACCCTCAGGCAGCCCAGAAGTTGATCTCTGCGAAAGACCGCCCCGAAGGCGTCGGCGCATCCCGCATGGCGGCCTGGCTGTATGTTGCCAACATCCTGCTCAACCTCGACGAAACAATCACCAAGGGATAA